The genomic region AAGACCTCGACCTTGAAATTCACGATCTCTTTATCTGGGAAATTCTTTTTCCGGCCGGGCATCAGGGGCGCGGCGAATTCGGCGGTTGTCAAGCCGCCAACAGCCTGGGGCATGTCGCGATAAACGGTGATCTGTACCCCTGCTCGTCCTGGCCTTTGGCTTTGGGATCGCTGCTGCGTGCACCCCTCACCGATCTCTGGCAAAGCCCTTTGCGTATGGACGTGCGTTCCGCGATCTCCCGGTTGCCCGCGGCCTGTGGCGGTTGTCGCGATCTGCCGCTGTGTTTGGGCGGCTGCCGCGGGTTGGCCGAAATTTTCGCGCGGCACAGCGAGGGGCGCGACCTGATGTGCCGTGGACCGCGCTGATCTGCTTTTGCCCGAGGATTCAGGAATTATCTGCCATGGCCATTTATCTTGACAACGCCGCCACTTCATATCCCAAGCCCCAAGAGGTCGGACAAGCGGTCGCCGAAGCCCTGCGAGATGTCGGGGCAAACCCCGGTCGTGGTGGACATCAACTGGTTTTAGAGGCGAGCCGCGTGGTTTTTGAGGCGCGCGAGGCAGCAGCCGAGATCATAGGCGCGCCTGACGCAACCCGCATTGCGTTTACCGCCAATGCCACCGAGGCCATCAATATCGGCCTGTTCGGGCTGCTCAAACCGGGCGATCGGGTGGTGACCTCGACCATGGAGCACAACGCGGTGATTCGCCCCTTGCGTGCTCTGCAGGAGCGCGGCGTGAAGGTGATCAAAGTTGACGCCGATGCACGCGGCCGCGTTCACCCCGAGGATATTCGGCGCGCCTGTGCGGAAAAAACCGCGATGGTGATTCTGTCCCATTGTTCCAACGTCACCGGCACGCTTCAGCCGATTGAGGAGATCGGTCCCTGGTGCCGGCGCGAAGGTATCCTTTTCTTTGTCGATGCCGCGCAAAGCGCCGGGGTGTTTGCCCTCCAGGTTGTGGATATGGGCATCGATCTGCTTGCCGTGCCGGGACACAAGGGCCTTCTCGGCCCGCAAGGCACGGGATTTTTGTATGTGCGGGAAGGGCTGAATCCAACCCCGCTGATTTATGGGGGCACCGGCGGCAATTCCAACTCCGAGCTGGCGCCCGAGCAGATGCCTGAGCGTTTGGAAGCCGGCACTCTCAATACGCCCGGATTGGCCGGTTTGACCGCCGGCATCCGCTTTCTTCAGCGCGAGGGGCCGGCTGACATTCGTGCTCACGAGGCTGAGCTGATGACGGAATTGATAACCGGGCTGCAAGGGATTCCCGGCATCAGGCTTTACGGTCCCCGCGAACCTCTATGTCATGGTGCGGTGCTGTCGCTGACCATCGAGGGACGTGACCCCGCGGAAATCGGGTTTCTTCTTGATCGCGAACACGGAGTTTTGACGCGGGTCGGCCTGCACTGCGCTCCCGATGCCCATCGCACCATCGGCAGTTATCCCCGAGGCACCGTGCGCCTGAGCCCCGGGTATTTCAACACCCTGGAAGAGATGCGCTTCGTCGTCTGTGCGGTGGCCTCTCTGGCTGCTCATCCGGGGTCCTGAAAAGTATCATTTACACAAGGAGTTCACTTTCATGAAGCTTCTGCACCGCCTGTTGCCGGCCCTTGTGTTTTTCACTTTGGTTTTGTCCGGATGTTCTCTGCCGCCGGAAAACCCCTTGTCGCGGCAGGATCTTGCACGCACCAATATCTATCGACTCTACCAGATTGAAGAATCTCCCGAGGCGGTGCTCAATGCGCTCAATCGTCAGGGAGAGGTTGTTCTTGAAGGGCATTACCGGCAGCGACCGGTCTACATCAAGCTGCTCTCCACCAGTGAGGGGATTGAAGTCTCTCACTACAACCGCTGAGACGCGCAATGATCAAACATCTTTTGCATGCACTGCAGGCCGCGGCGCAATTGGGCATTGCGACTGAATGGTCACCCTCTTTCAACTTTTACGTATGAGATGAGATCCCGATGAAAAAAATCTACATTCTTGATACCAACGTCCTGCTGCACGACCCCGAGGCGCTGTTCAAGTTCGAAGACAATGATGTCGTGGTGCCGATTACCGTAATTGAAGAAATCGACCGTTTCAAAAAAGATCAGAATGAAACCGGGCGCAACGCGCGCCATATTTCGCGGATTCTCGACGGCATGCGCGCCAAGCACCGTCTGACCGAAGGAGTCCCCCTGGATACGGGCGGCTCTCTCAAGGTCGAGATTTATCGTGAGGAGTTTATTCGCAAGCTGCCCCCGGAACTGCAGAACGATCGCGGCGATAATCGTATCTTAGCCGTGGCCATGCAGTTGAAGGAGCAGTGCGACTGCCGCGTGGTTTTCGTCACCAAGGACACCAACCTGCGCATCAAATCCGATGCCCTGGGCCTGGCCGCCGAGGATTTTGAATCAGATAAGGTCTCCATCGACGAACTCTACTCCGGAACCGCACAGGCGATGCTGAGCAAGGAGGAGGTCGACACCTTCTACGGTCAGGGTTTTCTCGATTTGTCCGGCGAGTATCTGCCCAATCAGTTCTTGACCCTGGTCGATGAGGCCAATCCCTCGCATACTGCCATCGGTCGCTACAACAAGGCTCAGCAGAAGGTGCTTCCCCTGCTGCGCCCGCCCAAAGACGGTCTGTGGGGCATTCATGCGCGCAATCGCGAACAGCAGTTTGCCTTTGACCTGCTGCTCAATGAGGATATTCAGCTGGTGACTCTGGTGGGCAAGGCCGGCACCGGCAAGACCCTGCTGGCCATCGCCGCCGGCCTGCACAAAGTTTCCGACGAGGGCAGTTATGCGCGCTTGCTGGTGTCACGGCCGGTCTTTCCCATGGGTAAGGATCTGGGTTTTCTGCCCGGCGATATCGAAGAAAAGCTGGCACCCTGGATGCAGCCTATTTTTGACAACGTCGAACTGCTGCTCGGCAATGTCGATGAGCGCGGCAAGCGCAAGCGCGGTTACAAAGAACTGGTCGATCTGGGTTTCCTCGAAATCGAGGCGCTCACTTACATCCGTGGTCGCTCCATCCCGCGCCAGTACCTTATCGTCGACGAGGCTCAGAACCTCACGCCCCATGAGATCAAAACCATCGTCACCCGCGCCGGCGAAGGCACCAAGATCGTGCTCACCGGCGACCCCTATCAGATCGACAATCCTTATGTGGATTCCTCCAGCAATGGCCTGAGCTATCTGGTAGAGAAATTCAAGGGGCAAGAGCTGTCCGGCCATGTTATTCTGAGCAAGGGCGAACGTTCCCCGCTTGCCGAACTGGCCGCAAACCTCTTGTAGCAACGTTGGTCTACGTCCCTTGTCCCTGGTTTTTCGTTTTTAGACCAAGGACAAAGGACCAAGGACAAAGGACAGGATTTTCCCCTTATGCTTTTACTTTGCCTTGAATCCTCCTGTGATGAAACCGCCGCGGCGGTCGTGCGTGACGGTCGCGAGGTGCTGTCCAACATCATTGCCTCACAGGTCGATGTCCATGCGCGCTATGGTGGGGTGGTTCCCGAACTGGCCTCGCGTAAACACCTTGAGGCGATGCCGGTGGTGATCGAAGATGCCTTGGAGCGTGCCGGGATCGGCATCGAGGCCATTGAGGGGATTGCCGTGACGCGCGGTCCCGGACTCGTTGGTGCCCTTCTGGTGGCGTTGGCCACGGGCAAAGCCCTGGCCTTTGCCCGCGATATTCCCTGGGTTGGCGTTCATCATATCGAAGGCCATGCCCTGGCCATTCAGCTGGAGCAGGAGGTGACCTATCCCTTTGTTGCCCTGATCGTTTCCGGCGGACACACCCACCTGTATCTGGTCGAAGGGGTAGGGCACTATCGCATTCTGGGGCGCACCCTCGATGATGCGGCCGGTGAAG from Geoalkalibacter ferrihydriticus DSM 17813 harbors:
- a CDS encoding aminotransferase class V-fold PLP-dependent enzyme, producing MAIYLDNAATSYPKPQEVGQAVAEALRDVGANPGRGGHQLVLEASRVVFEAREAAAEIIGAPDATRIAFTANATEAINIGLFGLLKPGDRVVTSTMEHNAVIRPLRALQERGVKVIKVDADARGRVHPEDIRRACAEKTAMVILSHCSNVTGTLQPIEEIGPWCRREGILFFVDAAQSAGVFALQVVDMGIDLLAVPGHKGLLGPQGTGFLYVREGLNPTPLIYGGTGGNSNSELAPEQMPERLEAGTLNTPGLAGLTAGIRFLQREGPADIRAHEAELMTELITGLQGIPGIRLYGPREPLCHGAVLSLTIEGRDPAEIGFLLDREHGVLTRVGLHCAPDAHRTIGSYPRGTVRLSPGYFNTLEEMRFVVCAVASLAAHPGS
- a CDS encoding PhoH family protein, which translates into the protein MKKIYILDTNVLLHDPEALFKFEDNDVVVPITVIEEIDRFKKDQNETGRNARHISRILDGMRAKHRLTEGVPLDTGGSLKVEIYREEFIRKLPPELQNDRGDNRILAVAMQLKEQCDCRVVFVTKDTNLRIKSDALGLAAEDFESDKVSIDELYSGTAQAMLSKEEVDTFYGQGFLDLSGEYLPNQFLTLVDEANPSHTAIGRYNKAQQKVLPLLRPPKDGLWGIHARNREQQFAFDLLLNEDIQLVTLVGKAGTGKTLLAIAAGLHKVSDEGSYARLLVSRPVFPMGKDLGFLPGDIEEKLAPWMQPIFDNVELLLGNVDERGKRKRGYKELVDLGFLEIEALTYIRGRSIPRQYLIVDEAQNLTPHEIKTIVTRAGEGTKIVLTGDPYQIDNPYVDSSSNGLSYLVEKFKGQELSGHVILSKGERSPLAELAANLL